A genomic segment from Synchiropus splendidus isolate RoL2022-P1 chromosome 18, RoL_Sspl_1.0, whole genome shotgun sequence encodes:
- the LOC128750058 gene encoding ADP-ribosylation factor-like protein 8A: MIALINKLLDWFKALFWKEEMELTLVGLQYSGKTTFVNVIASGQFSEDMIPTVGFNMRKITKGNVTIKLWDIGGQPRFRSMWERYCRGVSAIVYMVDAADPEKIEASKNELHNLLDKPQLQGIPVLVLGNKRDLPGALDEKELIERMNLSAIQDREICCYSISCKEKDNIDITLQWLIQHSRTKRSS, translated from the exons ATGATAGCGTTGATCAACAAACTGCTCGACTGGTTCAAGGCGCTCTTCTggaaggaggagatggagctgACGCTGGTGGGCCTGCAGTACTCCGGGAAAACCACATTTGTCAACGTGATAGCG TCTGGTCAGTTCAGCGAAGACATGATTCCCACAGTTGGATTCAACATGAGGAAGATCACCAAAGGCAACGTCACCATCAAG TTGTGGGATATTGGCGGGCAGCCTCGCTTCAGAAGCATGTGGGAACGTTACTGTCGAGGCGTCAGCGCCATTGT TTACATGGTGGACGCAGCCGACCCAGAGAAGATTGAAGCCTCTAAAAACGAACTTCACAACCTGCTGGACAAACCACAGCTGCAAGGAATTCCA GTTTTGGTTTTGGGGAACAAGAGAGACCTCCCCGGGGCGTTGGATGAGAAGGAGCTCATCGAGAGGAT GAATCTGTCGGCCATCCAAGACAGAGAGATCTGCTGCTACTCCATCTCCTGCAAGGAGAAAGACAACATCG ACATCACTCTCCAGTGGTTGATCCAACACTCCCGGACTAAGAGGAGTTCCTGA
- the LOC128750057 gene encoding tyrosine-protein phosphatase non-receptor type 7-like, translating into MAAVRPNSPTPEDPITPPPMTTPPRKASVRLQERRGSNLSLLLDVSGLGAEPVCLVSTPKEVWLQLLHTSSRPLTYADLQEAASDISALNVEYQKIPPNFVSAAELDVPGHTIKDRYKTILPNPESRVILKSFEEEAGPDRYINANYIRGYKGAPKTFIATQGPMLHTVGDFWDMVWQERSNIIVMVTRLKENNEKCEVYWPQRRDVCRRRGKTEEDENSGQFGRFLLRVKDSEDKDGFTVTDLEVQLGEERRLVRHYWFTSWPDHHVPQCTAPLLQLIKEVTEHRDAVQTSHTHADSGLNVAPGPITVHCSAGIGRTGCFIAGSICSQQLRETGQVDILETVCQLRLDRGGMIQTTEQYQFLYTLMAQHSFQLQNDDQVRSQNLPQALNQQTPDEQVRLKLLCLRLENSQDIQE; encoded by the exons acGCGGCTCCAATCTGTCGCTGCTCCTGGATGTGAGCGGTTTGGGGGCGGAGCCTGTGTGCCTAGTGTCCACACCAAAAGAGGTGTGGCTTCAGCTTCTCCACACCTCCTCTCGCCCACTCACGTACGCCGACCTGCAGGAGGCAGCCTCGGACATAAGCGCCTTGAATGTGGAATACCAG AAAATCCCTCCGAACTTTGTTAGCGCCGCTGAGCTCGACGTTCCGGGACACACCATCAAAGACAGATATAAAACAATCTTGCCCA ACCCAGAAAGTCGAGTGATACTGAAGAGTTttgaggaggaggcggggccaGACCGCTACATCAACGCTAACTACATCCGG GGCTACAAAGGAGCTCCAAAGACCTTCATAGCAACACAGGGGCCAATGTTGCACACTGTGGGGGACTTTTGGGATATGGTGTGGCAGGAGCGGAGCAACATCATCGTCATGGTTACGAGACTCAAGGAGAACAATGAG AAATGTGAGGTTTATTGGCCGCAGCGGAGGGACGTGTGCAGGAGGCGGGGAAAAACAGAAGAGGATGAAAATTCCGGACAGTTTGGTCGGTTCCTTCTCAGGGTGAAAGACAGTGAAGACAAAGACGGCTTTACAGTCACTGACTTGGAGGTCCAG CTGGGTGAGGAGCGTCGACTGGTCAGACATTACTGGTTCACGTCATGGCCTGATCACCACGTCCCACAATGCACCGCCCCTTTGTTGCAACTGATCAAGGAGGTGACTGAGCACCGTGATGCCGTCCAAACCAGTCACACTCACGCTGACTCCGGACtgaatgtggcccctgggccgatCACTGTCCACTGCAG TGCAGGTATCGGTAGAACCGGCTGTTTTATAGCTGGCAGTATTTGTTCTCAGCAGCTCAGAGAAACAGGTCAGGTTGACATTTTGGAGACTGTGTGTCAGCTGCGACTCGACAG GGGGGGGATGATCCAAACTACAGAGCAGTACCAGTTCCTCTACACACTCATGGCTCAGCACAGTTTTCAGTTACAAAATGATGATCAG GTTAGGAGCCAGAATCTGCCTCAAGCGTTGAACCAGCAGACTCCAGACGAGCAAGTCAGATTAAAGCTACTGTGTCTCAGACTGGAAAACTCACAGGACATACAGGAATGA